One window of the Runella slithyformis DSM 19594 genome contains the following:
- a CDS encoding co-chaperone GroES: MSAVAEKVNVKPLADRVLVQAAPAEEKTAFGIIIPDTAKEKPQRGTVVAVGPGKKDEPITVKVGDTILYGKYAGTEITVEGQEYLIMRESDIFAII; encoded by the coding sequence ATGTCAGCAGTTGCAGAAAAAGTAAATGTGAAGCCGTTGGCAGACCGCGTGCTCGTACAGGCCGCCCCTGCCGAAGAAAAAACCGCTTTCGGAATCATTATCCCCGATACTGCAAAGGAAAAACCCCAACGCGGTACGGTTGTAGCCGTTGGTCCCGGTAAAAAAGATGAACCTATTACCGTTAAAGTAGGCGATACGATTCTTTACGGCAAATATGCAGGTACTGAAATCACCGTAGAAGGTCAAGAATACCTTATTATGCGCGAATCTGACATTTTTGCTATTATCTAA
- a CDS encoding LytR/AlgR family response regulator transcription factor: protein MKALIIEDEYPAAERLTKLIQKAGTGIEVTDVIGSIEAARGWFATHKAPDLIFSDIQLSDGLSFVIFEEIPLKSPIIFTTSYDEYAIKAFKVKSIDYLLKPIKPQELTAAIEKYRALTGSHSPQEYGLKIQSLLDSLPMAGRKFKTRFLVKQQEQLVPIHQHEIAYFFTTNELVCLVRHDNRQFLVDYTLEELEKLLDTAHFFRLNRQYIAALSAVKNIHTYFNGKLKLELHPEPMQEILISREKAPAFKEWVEG from the coding sequence ATGAAGGCCCTCATCATAGAAGACGAATATCCCGCCGCCGAGCGCCTTACCAAACTCATCCAAAAGGCCGGAACCGGCATAGAAGTAACAGATGTGATCGGGAGCATTGAAGCCGCCAGAGGCTGGTTTGCCACCCATAAAGCCCCTGATCTGATTTTCTCCGATATTCAACTTTCCGATGGCCTGAGCTTTGTGATCTTTGAAGAAATACCCCTCAAAAGCCCCATCATCTTCACCACTTCGTACGACGAATACGCCATCAAAGCCTTCAAAGTCAAGAGTATAGACTACCTGCTTAAACCCATCAAACCACAGGAGCTCACCGCCGCCATTGAAAAATACCGTGCACTGACGGGCTCCCACTCTCCACAGGAGTACGGCCTGAAAATTCAGTCGCTGTTAGACAGTTTACCGATGGCAGGCCGAAAATTCAAGACCCGTTTTCTGGTCAAACAACAGGAGCAACTGGTTCCCATACATCAACATGAGATTGCGTATTTCTTCACCACCAACGAGCTTGTATGTCTGGTCCGCCACGACAATCGGCAATTTTTGGTCGATTATACGCTGGAAGAGCTGGAAAAACTACTGGATACGGCGCATTTTTTTCGGCTCAATCGGCAATACATTGCCGCTCTCTCGGCCGTTAAAAACATCCATACTTACTTCAACGGCAAACTCAAACTGGAACTTCACCCGGAACCCATGCAGGAAATTCTTATCAGCCGCGAGAAAGCCCCGGCGTTTAAAGAATGGGTAGAAGGGTAG
- a CDS encoding helix-turn-helix transcriptional regulator codes for MESPMLHHSLNYFREETQAEPYINIVMKAGHANTVLSFLIAHEIPFTLTGAGQTAEKNDSPTKETSRQINEPLLVKVENLASRQRQKPDDRKKKRSLENVFRKYIIKGIENIPPNMEEIAVEAGLSLSQFKTLFKKQYGKPFYQIYVENKMAYAAQLLREGHTSVVVSERIGYMHPIKFNKMFQKYFGMTPYKYQKQFVIRNREIG; via the coding sequence ATGGAATCACCAATGCTTCATCATTCTCTTAATTATTTTCGGGAAGAAACTCAAGCGGAGCCATATATTAACATCGTTATGAAAGCAGGGCATGCGAATACAGTTTTATCTTTTTTAATTGCTCATGAAATTCCATTTACTTTGACAGGCGCCGGACAAACGGCAGAAAAAAATGATTCGCCTACAAAAGAAACTTCACGGCAGATTAATGAACCTTTATTGGTTAAAGTTGAGAATTTAGCTTCGAGGCAGCGTCAAAAGCCGGATGATAGGAAAAAAAAACGGTCTCTTGAAAACGTATTTCGGAAGTATATCATTAAAGGGATTGAAAATATTCCTCCAAATATGGAAGAGATAGCCGTGGAAGCAGGATTAAGTCTTTCTCAATTTAAGACACTTTTTAAAAAGCAGTACGGAAAACCGTTTTATCAAATTTACGTTGAAAACAAAATGGCGTATGCCGCTCAATTATTGCGGGAAGGGCATACGTCGGTGGTTGTTTCGGAGCGCATTGGTTATATGCACCCCATAAAATTCAATAAGATGTTCCAAAAATATTTTGGAATGACACCCTACAAGTACCAAAAGCAGTTTGTGATAAGGAACAGAGAGATTGGATAA
- a CDS encoding sensor histidine kinase has translation METVVLDDRKARLFGIPLLSVLIPLVTHSDVFLRFDVNGMLHWLSTCFLNTFLLWEGNRYIFIKSRQFFPQFSQTTKRLIYQTGASILYTFLTTIIVDYFFCNQLLGWKERAPFLIGFRISLIPTMVVTLIYESVFFFQAWKQNVQKTESLARENVQSQLEALKNQLDPHFLFNSLNTLASLIDEENSPAQKYLDQLSDVYRYVLVSRDKSTVTLEEEMEFLSAYIYLNKTRFRDNLLVESQVNAAAYQQHVAPLSLQMLVENAIKHNIVSRENPLKISILQEDNYLSIANNLQEKKTFEKSTKVGLENIINRYRLLTDLRVEVHKSDLNFTVKIPLLP, from the coding sequence ATGGAAACTGTCGTACTTGATGACCGAAAAGCAAGACTGTTCGGCATTCCACTGCTTAGCGTTCTTATTCCACTCGTTACCCATAGTGACGTCTTTTTAAGGTTTGACGTCAACGGAATGCTTCATTGGCTCAGCACCTGTTTTCTTAACACGTTTTTGCTTTGGGAAGGGAATCGGTACATTTTCATTAAATCGCGGCAGTTTTTCCCTCAATTCAGCCAGACCACTAAACGTCTGATCTATCAAACCGGGGCGAGCATTCTCTATACATTTTTAACAACTATTATCGTAGATTACTTTTTTTGTAATCAACTGTTGGGCTGGAAAGAACGAGCCCCTTTTTTGATCGGGTTTCGAATCAGTCTTATTCCAACAATGGTCGTTACGCTTATTTATGAAAGTGTCTTTTTCTTTCAGGCATGGAAACAAAATGTCCAAAAAACTGAATCATTGGCCCGCGAAAACGTACAGTCTCAGCTCGAAGCTCTCAAAAATCAACTCGACCCGCATTTTTTATTCAACAGCCTTAACACCCTGGCTTCGCTCATTGATGAAGAAAACAGTCCGGCCCAAAAATACCTGGACCAACTCTCGGACGTATACCGGTATGTGCTTGTCAGCCGTGATAAATCAACGGTAACCTTGGAGGAAGAAATGGAGTTTTTAAGTGCGTATATTTATCTTAACAAAACGCGTTTTCGGGACAACCTTCTGGTAGAATCTCAGGTAAATGCGGCTGCCTATCAACAGCACGTGGCCCCGCTGAGTTTGCAGATGCTGGTAGAGAACGCGATCAAACACAATATCGTCTCCAGAGAAAATCCACTAAAAATCAGCATCTTACAGGAAGATAATTATTTAAGTATTGCCAATAACTTACAGGAAAAGAAAACCTTTGAAAAATCAACCAAAGTGGGCCTCGAAAATATCATCAACCGCTATCGGCTGCTGACCGACCTGCGCGTAGAAGTACACAAAAGCGACCTGAATTTTACTGTAAAAATCCCCTTATTGCCATGA